The proteins below come from a single Vitis vinifera cultivar Pinot Noir 40024 chromosome 9, ASM3070453v1 genomic window:
- the LOC100259994 gene encoding heat shock 70 kDa protein 17, producing the protein MSLFFRLGIFLSLLLLIPTPSQSAVSSIDLGSEWIKVAVVNLKPGQSPISVAINEMSKRKSPALVAFQSGNRLIGEEAAGIVARYPDKVYSFIRDMIGKPYNKIQDFLGKMYLPYNIVEDSRGTATIRFDDGTVFSLEELEAMTLSYAIKLAEFHSKVPVKDAVIAVPPYFGQAERRGLLTAAQLAGVNVLALINEHSGAALQYGIDKDFSNGSRHVVFYDMGSSSTYAALVYFSAYNAKEYGKTVSVNQFQVKDVSWDPELGGQNMEMRLVEYFADEFNKQVGNGVDVRKFPKAMAKLKKQVKRTKEILSANTAAPISVESLYDDRDFRSAITREKFEELCEDLWERSLIPVKEVLKNSGLKVDEIYAVELIGGATRVPKLQAKLQEFLGRKDLDRHLDADEAIVLGAALHAANLSDGIKLNRKLGMVDGSSYGLVVELDGPGLLKDESTRQLIVPRMKKLPSKMFRSIIHDKDFDVSLSYEDEDLLPPGVSSPRFAQYAVSGLADASAKYSSRNLSSPIKANLHFSLSRSGILSLDRADAVIEITEWIEVPKVNVTLENSSAASPNISVETSPRNASEDSNENLHADGGIDNTSNATENQSDKDLGTEKKLKKRTFRVPLKVVEKTVGPGMPLSKELIAEAKRKLEALDKKDAERRRTAELKNNLEGYIYTTKEKLESSEELEKISTTQERQSFIEKLDEVQEWLYTDGEDATAAEFQERLDLLKSIGDPIFFRLNELTARPAAMEDAHKYLGQLKQIVQDWETKKPWLLKDKIDEVLSDGDKVKNWLEEKEAEQKKTSGFSTPAFTSDEVYEKIFKFQEKVASINRIPKPKPKIEKPTKNETTDNGASGEEKANASDSSSEETPSSQDDQSAAGDSDGKPNEEAEAEAEAEVHDEL; encoded by the exons ATGAGCCTTTTTTTCAGATTAGGGATATTCCTATCCCTGCTTCTGCTAATCCCAACCCCGTCTCAGTCAGCTGTTTCAAGCATAGATCTAGGTTCAGAATGGATCAAAGTCGCCGTAGTAAACCTAAAACCCGGGCAGAGTCCAATCTCGGTCGCGATCAACGAAATGTCTAAACGCAAATCCCCGGCATTGGTCGCATTTCAATCTGGAAACCGCCTAATCGGTGAAGAAGCGGCCGGGATAGTCGCCCGCTATCCCGACAAAGTTTATTCCTTTATCCGGGATATGATTGGCAAACCCTACAACAAAATTCAAGATTTTCTCGGGAAAATGTACTTACCATATAATATAGTGGAAGATTCTAGAGGCACGGCCACGATTAGATTCGATGATGGTACTGTTTTTTCTCTGGAGGAGCTGGAAGCTATGACTTTAAGTTACGCGATCAAATTAGCAGAGTTTCACTCCAAGGTTCCAGTTAAGGATGCGGTGATTGCGGTGCCTCCATATTTCGGGCAGGCAGAACGCAGGGGGTTGCTTACTGCCGCGCAATTGGCGGGTGTTAATGTGCTTGCGCTAATAAATGAGCACTCGGGTGCGGCATTGCAATATGGGATCGATAAGGATTTCTCGAATGGATCGAGGCATGTTGTGTTTTATGATATGGGATCAAGTAGTACCTATGCTGCACTTGTGTATTTTTCTGCTTATAATGCCAAGGAGTATGGAAAGACGGTCTCGGTTAACCAATTTCAG GTTAAGGATGTTAGCTGGGATCCAGAGCTTGGTGGCCAAAATATGGAAATGCGTTTAGTGGAGTATTTTGCAGATGAGTTCAACAAACAAGTTGGAAATGGAGTTGATGTGAGGAAGTTCCCCAAGGCAATGGCTAAATTGAAGAAACAGGTTAAGCGGACAAAAGAAATTCTAAGTGCGAACACGGCTGCTCCAATATCAGTAGAATCCCTCTATGATGATCGAGACTTCAG GAGTGCCATAACTCGTGAGAAGTTTGAGGAGCTCTGCGAAGATTTGTGGGAGAGATCTCTTATTCCTGTGAAGGAAGTGCTTAAGAATTCAGGTTTGAAGGTTGATGAGATATATGCAGTGGAGCTGATAGGAGGTGCCACTCGAGTGCCAAAGTTGCAG gcAAAGCTTCAGGAATTTCTTGGAAGGAAGGATCTGGACAGACATCTGGATGCTGATGAAGCTATAGTTCTTGGTGCTGCACTACATGCTGCAAATTTAAGTGATGGAATCAAATTGAATCGTAAGCTAGGAATGGTTGATGGTTCTTCATATGGACTCGTGGTTGAGTTAGATGGCCCTGGTCTTTTGAAAGATGAGAGCACTAGACAGTTAATTGTCCCAAGAATGAAAAAACTCCCCAGTAAG ATGTTCAGATCCATTATCCATGACAAAGATTTTGATGTTTCACTTTCATATGAGGATGAAGATCTTCTACCACCTGGTGTTTCCTCTCCTAGATTTGCTCAGTATGCCGTGTCTGGTTTGGCAGATGCTAGTGCAAA ATATTCTTCTCGGAACCTGTCCTCTCCCATCAAGGCAAATCTGCATTTCTCTCTTAGTAGAAGTGGGATACTTTCTCTGGATCGAGCAGATGCTGTTATTGAAATAACAGAATGGATTGAAGTTCCCAAAGTGAATGTGACTCTGGAGAATTCATCTGCTGCATCCCCCAATATATCAGTTGAAACAAGTCCTCGTAATGCTTCAGAAGACAGCAATGAAAACTTGCATGCTGATGGCGGGATTGATAACACATCCAATGCCACTGAAAATCAAAGTGACAAGGATCTTGGCAcagaaaaaaaactgaaaaagcGAACATTTAGGGTTCCACTGAAG GTAGTTGAGAAGACAGTGGGACCTGGAATGCCActttcaaaagaattaattgCTGAAGCTAAACGCAAGTTGGAAGCATTGGACAAAAAGGATGCAGAGCGGCGTAGAACTGCAGAGTTAAAAAATAATCTGGAAGGATACATCTATACTACTAAAGAAAAG CTTGAATCATCTGAGGAGTTAGAGAAGATATCAACCACTCAGGAACGCCAGTCCTTTATTGAAAAGCTTGATGAG gtGCAAGAATGGTTGTATACTGATGGTGAAGATGCTACAGCTGCTGAGTTTCAAGAACGTCTAGATTTGTTAAAATCTATTGGTGACCCAATATTTTTCAG ATTGAATGAGCTTACTGCACGGCCAGCGGCAATGGAAGATGCTCACAAATACCTTGGTCAGCTGAAACAG ATTGTACAGGACTGGGAGACAAAGAAACCTTGGCTTCTGAAAGATAAAATAGATGAG gTCCTGAGTGATGGTGACAAGGTCAAAAATTGGTTGGAAGAGAAAGAGGCCGAGCAGAAAAA gACTTCTGGATTCAGCACTCCTGCATTTACCTCAGATGAGGTgtatgagaaaattttcaaatttcaagagAAG GTTGCCAGCATCAACCGAATTCCTAAGCCAAAGCCAAAAATTGAGAAGCCCACAAAGAATGAAACCACGGACAATGGGGCTAGCGGTGAGGAGAAAGCAAATGCTTCCGACTCATCATCTGAGGAGACTCCCTCCTCCCAAGATGATCAATCAGCTGCAGGGGATTCAGATGGCAAGCCCAACGAGGAAGCAGAAGCAGAAGCAGAAGCAGAGGTCCATGATGAGTTATGA
- the LOC104880343 gene encoding pentatricopeptide repeat-containing protein At4g02750, translating into MKSSLKSVGEHGSYVFRHNLKITQLGKSGQIDEAIKVFQHMTHKNTVTHNSMISAFAKNGRISDARQLFDGMPQRNIVSWNSMIAAYLHNDRVEEARQLFDKMPTRDLYSWTLMITCYTRNGELAKARNLFNLLPYKWNPVCCNAMVAGYAKNRQFDEARRLFDAMPAKDLVSWNSMLTGYTRNGEMRLGLQFFEEMAERDVVSWNLMVDGFVEVGDLNSSWEFFEKIPNPNTVSWVTMLCGFARFGKIAEARRLFDQMPIRNVVAWNAMIAAYVQNCHVDEAISLFMEMPEKNSISWTTVINGYVRMGKLDEARQLLNQMPYRNVAAQTAMISGYVQNKRMDDARQIFNQISIRDVVCWNTMIAGYSQCGRMDEALHLFKQMVKKDIVSWNTMVASYAQVGQMDAAIKIFEEMKEKNIVSWNSLISGLTQNGSYLDALKSFMLMGHEGQKPDQSTFACGLSSCAHLAALQVGKQLHQLVMKSGYATDLFVSNALITMYAKCGSISSAELLFKDIDHFDVVSWNSLIAAYALNGNGREALKLFHKMEVEGVAPDEVTFVGILSACSHVGLIDQGLKLFKCMVQAYNIEPLAEHYACMVDLLGRAGRLEEAFQLVRGMKINANAGIWGALLGACRIHGNLELAKFAAEKLLEFEPHKTSNYVLLSNMQAEAGRWDEVARVRRLMKEKGAEKQPGWSWIELQNRVHAFLSEDPAHPRAVELCHILRSLTAHMRNTGDMPLECLL; encoded by the coding sequence ATGAAATCAAGCCTGAAATCAGTTGGTGAACATGGAAGCTATGTTTTCAGGCACAATCTCAAAATAACCCAGTTGGGAAAATCGGGTCAAATCGATGAAGCCATCAAAGTATTCCAACACATGACCCACAAAAACACTGTTACTCACAATTCAATGATCTCTGCCTTTGCCAAGAATGGGAGAATCAGTGATGCCCGCCAACTGTTTGATGGAATGCCCCAGAGAAACATCGTTTCTTGGAACTCCATGATTGCTGCCTATTTGCACAATGACAGGGTTGAAGAAGCTCGCCAACTGTTTGATAAAATGCCCACAAGAGACCTTTATTCATGGACCCTGATGATCACTTGCTATACCCGAAATGGGGAGCTTGCAAAGGCTAGAAACTTGTTTAATTTGCTGCCTTATAAGTGGAACCCGGTTTGCTGTAATGCCATGGTTGCAGGTTATGCGAAGAACCGGCAATTTGATGAGGCTAGGAGGCTATTTGATGCAATGCCTGCTAAGGATTTAGTTTCATGGAACTCAATGCTCACTGGGTATACCCGGAATGGGGAGATGCGTTTGGGGTTGCAGTTTTTTGAGGAGATGGCGGAGCGTGATGTGGTCTCATGGAATTTGATGGTGGATGGGTTTGTGGAGGTGGGTGATCTAAATTCATCCTGGGAGTTCTTTGAGAAGATTCCAAACCCGAATACTGTCTCTTGGGTTACAATGTTATGTGGGTTTGCGAGATTTGGCAAGATTGCAGAGGCTCGGAGACTCTTTGATCAAATGCCAATCAGAAATGTGGTTGCTTGGAATGCGATGATTGCAGCTTATGTTCAGAACTGCCATGTTGATGAGGCTATTAGTCTATTCATGGAAATGCCTGAGAAGAACTCCATATCTTGGACTACTGTGATTAATGGGTATGTTCGTATGGGTAAGCTTGATGAAGCAAGGCAATTACTGAATCAAATGCCTTACAGAAATGTTGCAGCTCAAACGGCAATGATCTCTGGTTATGTGCAAAACAAAAGAATGGATGATGCTCGCcaaattttcaatcaaataaGCATCCGAGATGTTGTTTGTTGGAACACGATGATTGCAGGCTATTCACAGTGTGGAAGAATGGATGAAGCCCTCCATCTATTTAAACAGATGGTGAAGAAGGACATAGTTTCATGGAACACCATGGTTGCTAGTTATGCTCAAGTAGGACAAATGGATGCAGCCATAAAGATCTTTGAGGAAATGAAGGAGAAGAATATAGTTTCATGGAATTCTTTGATTTCGGGTCTCACACAAAATGGTTCATATTTGGATGCACTCAAGAGTTTCATGTTGATGGGGCATGAAGGTCAGAAACCCGATCAGTCTACTTTTGCTTGTGGATTAAGTTCCTGTGCCCATCTTGCAGCCCTGCAAGTTGGAAAGCAACTtcaccaacttgtgatgaagagtGGTTATGCAACTGATTTGTTTGTCTCTAATGCATTGATCACCATGTATGCCAAGTGTGGAAGTATCTCCAGTGCTGAACTTCTGTTCAAGGACATTGATCACTTTGACGTGGTTTCTTGGAATTCTTTGATTGCTGCTTATGCTTTAAACGGGAATGGGAGAGAGGCACTTAAACTCTTCCACAAGATGGAGGTTGAAGGTGTGGCCCCTGATGAGGTCACCTTTGTTGGAATACTGTCCGCTTGCAGTCACGTTGGCCTCATCGATCAGGGTCTAAAATTGTTCAAATGCATGGTCCAAGCATACAATATCGAGCCCTTGGCTGAACACTATGCCTGCATGGTTGACTTGCTTGGCCGAGCAGGGAGGTTAGAAGAAGCCTTCCAACTAGTGAGGGGAATGAAGATCAACGCCAATGCAGGCATATGGGGTGCACTGCTTGGGGCCTGCAGGATACATGGGAATCTAGAGCTAGCCAAGTTTGCAGCAGAAAAGCTACTTGAATTTGAACCACATAAGACTTCAAATTATGTGTTGTTGTCAAACATGCAGGCGGAGGCGGGGAGATGGGATGAGGTAGCTAGGGTAAGGAGATTGATGAAGGAAAAGGGAGCAGAGAAGCAACCAGGATGGAGCTGGATTGAGCTTCAAAATAGGGTGCATGCCTTCCTCTCAGAGGATCCAGCACATCCCAGAGCAGTGGAGTTATGTCATATATTGAGAAGCCTAACAGCACATATGAGAAACACAGGTGACATGCCTCTAGAATGTTTATTATGA
- the LOC100263441 gene encoding ribonucleases P/MRP protein subunit POP1, with amino-acid sequence METTSLVGNQDMDLWDASNGLSPPVEEDVLCMEKHHQHLGFFCLSESQSGILNTSSDVQHGSCPILLLKNNNQKGMIGWSIILPLSWVKAFWIPLVNNGAHAIGLREHWIACEVELPYFPSDFPDTDAYSSFMATEATSDEKEKLRPPSMRALGVPIPPPWVSVRLGFDKVSSSLGDTRPCVETCTRDVANGDSLTNSNNGSCDISLNDPNISFEGFVSRTSHMLSYYLNEIHGDHLLLFPKLPDKKSFSELMTDEAKLSQNLNGPNQMNYERKLCFLRVLLHAYKEGSFKKGAVVCALHLSDISMRTSRSKSTEAGLQIPQSSVRSYFKEQSSGKWELQIPEDTVTRESNRWPIGLVTTGFV; translated from the exons ATGGAAACCACTTCTTTAGTAGGAAATCAGGACATGGATTTGTGGGATGCTAGTAATGGGCTCAGTCCTCCAGTGGAAGAGGATGTGCTTTGCATGGAAAAGCATCACCAGCATCTGGGATTCTTCTGTCTCAGTGAGTCACAGTCTGGGATATTGAATACTTCTAGTGATGTGCAGCATGGATCATGCCCAATtctgcttttaaaaaataataatcaaaaggGCATGATTGG ATGGTCCATTATACTTCCATTAAGTTGGGTCAAGGCCTTTTGGATTCCTCTTGTCAACAATGGTGCTCATGCCATAGGCTTGAGAGAGCACTGGATTGCATGTGAA GTTGAATTGCCGTATTTTCCTTCAGATTTCCCTGATACTGACGCATACTCATCTTTTATGGCAACTGAAGCAACATCTGATGAAAAGGAAAAACTTCGTCCTCCTTCCATGCGAGCTTTAGGAGTTCCCATTCCACCTCCATGGGTTAGTGTCCGGTTGGGTTTTGATAAAGTATCCTCTAGTCTGGGAGATACCCGTCCTTGTGTGGAAACATGTACCAGAGATGTGGCAAATGGTGATTCATTAACAAACTCAAACAATGGAAGTTGTGATATATCACTGAATGATCCTAATATCTcatttgaaggatttgtatcAAGGACATCTCATATGCTGAGTTACTACTTGAATGAAATCCATGGTGACCATTTGCTTCTATTTCCTAAGTTACCTGATAAGAAGAGTTTTTCTGAACTCATGACAGATGAAGCCAAGCTTAGCCAGAACCTTAATGGGCCTAACCAAATGAATTATGAACGAAAGTTATGTTTCCTCAGAGTTCTTCTCCATGCTTATAAAGAAGGTTCCTTTAAAAAGGGAGCAGTTGTGTGTGCACTGCATCTTTCTGATATATCAATGCGGACTTCCAG GTCCAAAAGTACAGAGGCAGGACTTCAAATACCTCAGTCCTCTGTGAGATCATACTTTAAAGAGCAATCTTCTGGTAAGTGGGAACTCCAAATACCAGAGGATACTGTTACTAGGGAATCTAATCGTTGGCCGATTGGACTTGTCACAACTGGTTTTGTATGA